The Saprospiraceae bacterium genome includes the window TAGCCAAGAAAATAGAAAGCGAGGAGGCGCTTTTTGATCCCAATACTGTAAAAGTTGTTTTTAATGAGATAGGGGAGGCTTTATATTTTAGCCGGAGCACCATTCCCTTTTTGCGGAATTTCAGCAAAGACCAATGGCTGATGAGGCATGATTTTTATAAACATATAGGCATCTATGCTTTTCGTAAGGAAGTACTGCTTGCCTGCGCCAAACTCCCCCAAGGACGCTTGGAAAAAATGGAGTCCCTGGAACAACTCAGGTGGCTCGAGGCTGGCTATCGCATTAAAGTAGGCCTGACGCAGGTGGAAACGATAGGAATAGATACTCCCGATGATTTAAGGAAATTTGAGGTATAATATAGGAAAAACTTAAGTTAAAAAGGTGCCATTGAAAGACAAGGGCAATAAATTTTCGATTCCTTCAATTTTGTAAACCTCTCCTTCTTCTGCTTGTAGTAACAGGGTGATAGGGGCCTGCTGACGACTTTCATACTCGCTGATCATTTGTCGGCAAGCACCACAGGGTGCCGCCGGTTCGCTAATCTTTTGTCGACCACTTTTTATCCTGATGGCCATCGTCAGGATTTTTGCCGCCGGGAAAGCCATTTTTGCATTAGATAAGGCTACGGGTTCGGCGCATATACACATGGGATAGGCAGCGTTTTCCTGATTGGCACCCTTCACGATATGGCCGTTATCCAAGGACAGTGCGACCCCTACTCGAAAATCAGAGTATGGCGCATAGGCTTGATCACAGGCCTGTAGGGCGGCCTCAAGGAGTGCTTGTTCGGCTTTCTCCATTTCTTCCTTTTTGAACACTTGGACTTCCGTCTTTAGATGCATTCGCCTCATTATACTATGATTTGATTTTGGAGGAGGATAAAGCTAAGGGATTTTTTTGTAATTTGCAGCCTTTCCTATCTATCAGGAACTAGTTGATTTAAACAAAAAATAATACAGTTTCTTTATTCATGCATGTGGCAATAAAACATACTACTAAGTATATTGCGGCCTTTTGAAAAAAATAGCGCTTGCTCTTTTTTTGCTATTTGCGAAAAACATAAAAATTGGATTAGGGTTAACAATTTGCCCAAACATATGTTTTAAGAAGCTGCTAATATTATGTTTTATAACATCATTTAGTGCTTGCTAAATAAAATCAAAAACATGAAAAATATTCTAATCATTGGAGCGGGAAGATCCTCCTCTGCATTAATAAAATACGTTCTTGAGCTAGCAAAGGAAAAAAACTGTTTTGTCACGGTGGCCGATGCTGATCCCCAAATGGCGGAGGCAAAAGTAGGCGACCATCCCAATGGCAGATCAGCTTGGCTGGATGTCCTCAAAGTCAATGACCGAAAAGACTTAATAAGCAGGGCCGATATTGTTGTATCTTTACTCCCCGCCCACCTTCACCTGGAAGTAGCTCATGATTGTATAAAAATGAGGAAACACCTGATTACGGCCTCCTATGTGTCACAAGAAATGTATCGCCTTGGCGATGAGGCCAGAGACCGGGAGTTGATTTTTATGGGAGAAATGGGGCTAGATCCGGGCATAGATCATATGTCTGCCAAACAAAAAATAGAAGAAATTCAGGCATTAGGCGGCAAAATTACAGCATTTAGGTCTTTCACAGGTGGTTTGATAGCTCCTGAAAGCGATGACAATCCCTGGCATTATAAATTCACCTGGAACCCACGAAACGTCGTGTTAATGGGGCAGGGAACGGCCCAATACCTGGAGGGCGGAAAGCTTAAGTTTTTGCCCTATAACCGCCTGTTCAAAGAATATAGGTCGGTAGAAGTTCCAGGGCTGGGTAATAATTATGAGGTATATGCCAACAGAGACTCCTTGCTTTATAAAGATATTTATGGCTTAAAAGGTATTCCGAACATTTTGCGTGGCACCTTCCGCCCTCCTGGCTTTTGCGATGCCTGGAATGCCCTGATTAAGATAGGACTCACAGATGGTTCTTTCCCAATCCTGAATTCGGGTGAAATTACCTATCATGAATGGTTGGACGGATATGTCAATGGCATTAGTGGCAGTTCGGTTAAAGAAAGGATAGCCAATCTCATCGAGGAGGACATCGATTCTCCCGTCATGCAAAAACTGGATTGGCTTGGAATATTCCGCAAAAAGAAGATAAAATTGTCAAATGCTACGCCAGCCCTTATTTTGGAGCATTTGCTACTGGAAAAATGGAAACTCAGTAAAGGCGATAGAGACATGGTCGTCATGCAGCATGAATTTGAATATAAACTACAAGGAAAAAAACACCTCTTGGAATCTACCCTTATCCTGAAAGGTGACAATGAGATGGAAACGGCCATGTCAAAACTGGTTGGATTACCAATGGGTATTTTTGTTCGATTGGTCATGGAGGGGAAAATTACCTCAACCGGCGTAAATATCCCAGTGATGAAAGAGGTCTACGAACCCGTGCTAGCTGAATTGCAAAACTTTGGTGTCGTCTTTAAGGAACGAGAAAGAATTCTTGATTAATACTACTTCATTCTACCATCAGGTATTAAGGATCAGCCCGCTGAGGGCCATGCAGCTTTTTAATGTTTCAAGGCAAGGCAGTCTGATCCTTATCGCTATTTTATTGGCCCAATTTAATTTGCCTACGGCATTGCTAGGCAATTATGAACAGTTACTTTTTCTGGGCAATTTACTTACTTTTTTCTGGATTTCAGGTTTGGTGCAAGGCTTGCTAAGTCATTACCCTGTTCTGAGTGAGCCGGATCAGAAGCGTTTGCTTTTCAATTCTTTTTTTCTATTATTAGGGTTGGCTGTAGGGCTTTTTCTGTTAGCCTATTGGGCCAAGACATTTTTATGGACAAGCTTGCTCCAGCAGGACAACCTTTTGTATTACGATCTTTTTCTGGTTTATCTTTGTTTGAATTTCCCAACTCATTTGGTCGAAAATTTTCTGCTTTTGCAAAAAAAAGGGATTCAAATCCTGCTTTTTGGGCTATTTTCTTTTTCCTTACAGCTGCTATTGATGGTTGGGCCTGTGTACCTTGGGTGGGATTTCCGCTATAGTTTTTATGGATTAGTGGTTGTGGCTAGTGTAAAGTTTTCCTATCTCTTTTTTATGGTCTGGCAACAGGGAATTTGGAAACTGGATTTAACCCTGGTCAAACAATGGTTAAAGCTATCCTGGCCACTTGTGCTATATGCGATTTTGGGCGGACTGTTACCCGCCTATGATGGCTGGTTGGTAGGCTATTTATTTGATGGAGATGAGAAAATGTTCGCTATTTTCAGGTATGGAGCCCGGGAATTGCCCTTGGCCCTGGCCTTGACCAATGCCTTCTCTTCTGCTATGCTCCCCGAAATTGCTACTGGAGGCCATGAGGCGCTGATAGAAATGAAACGTAGGTCGGTCAAACTATTTCACTTGCTTTTTCCCCTTTCGCTGTTTTTAATGTTGGCCAGTGATGCCTTATTTCCCCTGCTTTTTAATGAAGATTTTGTAGCTAGTGCTTTTGTTTTTCGCATTTACCTATTGGTTATTATTAGTCGGGTGGTTTTTTCTTCAACCATTTTAATCAGCAGGCAGGATAATGCGATGATCACCAAAATAGGTTTGATCGAATTATTGGTCAATATCTTGAGCAGCTATATCCTGGGTCAATATTTTGGCATTGCCGGTATTGCGATGGGGACACTCCTTGCCTTCAGTCTGGAGAAAATCTTACAGGTAGCTTATCTTCACTTTCAGCACAAAGTTTCTCCTAAAGATTACCTTGATTTTAAGTGGTTTTTTGGATATTCGGCCCTACTTTTGTTGTCCTTTCTATGGACCCTTTAATGGCAAATGAATGATACAATGCAAATTACCAGGTCTATGCGTGTTTGAAAGCGCCCTTTACCAAACAACGACAACGGTAGTGGATACGGCTGATATGGTTTTGGTCGTAGACCCGAATTGGTTGCCGACAGAGATAGCAAGAGTGGTGCAATATGTCTACACGATAAAGGGAAATCGTCCACTCTACCTTTTATTCACCCACTCTGATTATGACCACATTATCGCCTATCATGCCTTTCCTGGAGCCAAAACCATTGCTTCCGCCTCCTTTGTCGACAATCCTCATAAGGCCAAAGAAATAGAACAAATCAAGGCATTTGATGATAAATATTACATTCAGCGGAATTACGCCATTGAATATCCCCATATTGATATTGAGATTGCCAAAGAGGAAGACTATATTGCTTTTGAAAACACCCGTATTCGATTTTGGATGGCGCCAGGCCACAATCGGGACGGACTTTTTGCCCTGATTGAACCCTTAGGCATTTGGATTGTTGGAGATTATTTATCAGATATCGAATTTCCATTTATTTATCACAGTCTAAGTGATTATGAGGAGACACTGGAAAAGGCGGGTAACATCCTATCTACATCCAGACCAAAGGTCTTGGTGCCAGGCCATGGAAACGCTTGTTTTGAAGGGAGTGAGATGCAAAATCGGCTCAGGGTGTCCAGTGACTACCTCCAACGATTGCGTCTACATATAGAGGGTAAAACCGAATTTGATGAACAATGGCTGTGGGACCAATACCATTTTCCTTTAGGAATGAAAGTTATGCATGAAGAAAACATTAAAATAATCACCAAAGCATTAAATAAACGCTAATTAGATGTCGAAAGTTTTGATCATTGGGGCCGGTGGGGTCGGCCGGGTTGTAGCTTACAAATGCGCCCAACATCCCGAAGTTTTTTCTCATATTATGTTGGCGAGTCGCACCCAGTCTAAATGTGACGAAATCATCGCTGATGTCAAAAGAGATACAGGTCATCAGTATTTGGAAACAGCAAAAGTGGATGCCGAAAACGTACCTGAACTGGTGCGACTCATCCGGTCTTTTCAACCCAAGCTGGTCCTGCACGTCGCTTTACCCTATCAAGATTTGACCATCATGGATGCTTGTCTCGAAGCTGGCGTCAATTACCTGGACACGGCCAATTACGAACCCAAAGACGAAGCCAAATTCGAGTACAGCTGGCAATGGGCATACCAGGATCGCTTTAAAGAGGCGGGGCTGATGGCTGTCTTAGGTTGTGGTTTTGATCCAGGGGTGACGAGCATTTTTACAGCGCGGGCTGCCAAGCATCATTTTGACGAAATCCACTACCTGGATATTGTAGATTGCAATGCGGGTGACCATGGCAAGGCTTTTGCGACCAATTTCAATCCAGAGATTAATATTCGGGAAATTACCCAGAAAGGCCGTTATTATGAAAATGGAAAATGGATTGAAACCGAACCCCACGAGATTTCGATGGATCTTCATTACCCCAATATCGGACCAAAAAGGTCTTACCTCATCTATCACGAGGAATTGGAGTCATTGGTCAAGCATTTCCCAACCCTAAAACGAGCCCGCTTTTGGATGACTTTTGGCCAGGAATACCTTACGCACCTTCGCGTGATCCAAAATATTGGAATGGCCCGAATCGATGCAGTCAAGTACAAAGGCATCGATATCATTCCCCTGGAGTTTCTGAAAGCCGTCTTACCTGATCCCGGCGAATTAGGCGAAAACTACACTGGCGAAACCTCCATTGGTTGCCGGATAAAGGGGATCAAAGACGGTAAAGAAAAGACCTATTATATCTGGAACAACTGCAGCCATGAGGCGGCCTATAAAGAAACGGGTGCCCAAGGTGTTTCCTATACGACTGGCGTGCCTGCTATGATCGGCGCCATGATGATGATGACCGGTAAATGGACCGGCAAAGGCGTCTTTAATGTGGAAGAATTCAACCCTGATCCTTTCTTGGAGAAACTCGGAGAATACGGTTTACCATGGGAGGAAAAAACGGGAATAGACCTGGAATTTTAATTCAATGAATATAAATTATCAAGCGGTGCCTTCGCCCTCCTTTGTGTTGGAGGAGGCCCGCCTTCGTCAAAATCTGACCCTGATTCAAGGTGTCCAGGAAGCTGCGGATGTCTCTATTATCCTGGCCCTGAAAGGCTTTTCGATGTGGAAGGTTTTCCCCTTTGTCAAGCAATACTTGAAGGGAGCAACGGCTAGTTCACTGTATGAAGCTCGACTTATTTTTGAGGAAATGGGGGTTAAAGCACATACCTATTCACCGGCCTATCTCCCCGACGAATTTGAGGAAATACTTGGTTATAGTAGTCATATTACCTTTAATTCCATTAGTGAATACCATCGTTACCAAAAACGCCTGGCAGCTTTTCCTGTCAAAGTATCGCCAGGTATCCGCGTCAACCCAGAGTACTCGCCCGTGGAAGTTGCACTATACAACCCAGCCGCCCCAGGATCCAGATTGGGCGAAATGGTGGAAGCTTTTGCAGCCGGTCTGCCGGAGGGCGTCGAAGGTTTGCATTTTCACACCCTTTGCGAATCAGGGGCCGATGACCTGGAAAAGGTATTGGCCGCATTCGAAAAGCGCTTTGCCCATTTTTTGCCCCAACTCAAATGGGTCAACTTTGGCGGCGGACACCTGATGACGCGCAAAGGCTATGATCTAGATTTACTAATACGCCTGTTAAAGGACTTTAGGCAGCGGCATGGCGTGGAGGTGATCCTGGAGCCAGGAAGCGCCATCGCCTGGGAAACGGGTGTTTTAGTCGCTTCGGTCCTGGATATCATCGAAAGCAGAGGCATTAAAACAGCCATTTTGGATGTCTCCTTTACGGCCCACATGCCCGATACCTTGGAAATGCCCTATCGCCCCCGTATTGTCGGCGCCAGCGATCCCGTCGAGGGCCTCCCCACCTATCGAATGGGCGGTGTGAGTTGCCTGGCTGGCGATTTTATGTCAGCCTATAGCTTTCCGCATGAACTTCAAGTGGGAGATCGGGTTATATTGGAAGATATGATCCATTATACGATGGTCAAAACCACCATGTTTAATGGGGTAAAGCATCCTAGTATATGTATTTGGAAGGAGAACGGAAGTTTGGAGGTCGTCAGAACCTTCCAGTACGAAGATTACAAGCACCGAATGTCATAAAATACAAATCTTAAAAAACAGTTAAACGTTTTTTTAAGTTATATTTAAAGACAAATACTAGCGACCTTACCATACATTTTTTCATAAAAATAGAACCAGATGCGTTTAAAAATGCTTTTCACTGCGCTTTTCGCTGTATTATTCGCGAATTTTTCTTTGCAAGCGCAGAAACCCGCTGTTGAAAAACTTCCTGAGGGAATCGAAAAGGTGACCTCTGTAGAAGGGATTACTGAATATTTATTGACCTCAAATGGTTTGAAAATCCTACTTTTCCCCGACCCGTCTCAACCCACCATTACGGTCAATATAACTTACCTCGTAGGTTCTCGTCACGAGGCATACGGAGAGACAGGGATGGCCCACTTGCTAGAACACCTTGTTTTCAAAGGAACGCCTAATCACCCGAATATTCCACAAGAATTGACGGAGCACGGCGCACGACCAAATGGTACCACCAGTGTAGACCGGACCAACTATTTTGAAACTTTTTCTGCTACCGAAGAAAACCTGAAATGGGCCCTGGATTTGGAAGCCGATCGAATGGTCAACTCTTTTATTGCCAAAAAAGACCTGGACAGTGAGATGACCGTGGTGAGAAATGAATTCGAAAGGGGCGAAAATAGTCCTGGCCGTATTCTTTCTCAAAGAATCTATTCTTCAGCCTTCTTGTGGCACAATTATGGTAAATCGACCATTGGGGCACGTTCGGATATAGAACAAGTGCCGATTGAGCGACTACAAGGTTTTTACCGCAAATATTATCAACCAGATAATGCTGTATTGGCGGTATCTGGAAAGATTAATGTGTTGGAAACCTTAAAATTAATTTCTGAGTATTTTGGTAAGATACCTAAGCCTGACAGGGTGCTTTACAAAACCTATACAAAAGAACCTACCCAAGATGGAGAACGCTTGGTTACCCTGAAACGAACGGGAGACGTCCAAGCGGTGGCTTGTGCTTATCATACGGCTCCTGCTTCTCATCCGGATAATACCAAGTTAGATGTCTTGATGGAGATTTTGACTAACGAGCCATCTGGTAGATTATATAAAGCATTGGTAGAATCAGAGCTGGCCGCTTCTCAATGGGGATCTATCCGTTCGATGAGGGAATCCAGTGTCGCTTATTTCTCAGCAGATGTGCTAAAGGAGAAATCTTTAGAAGAAGCTAAAAATATAATGCTTCAAACTATTGATGAAATAGGCGATAATCCGCCCACAGAGGAAGAAGTAGAAAGAGCCAAATCCAGTTTGCTGAAAAACTTTGAACTCTTTTTTAAGAACTCTTCCAGCGTTGGATTAGCTATCAGTGAATTTGTAGCAATGGGCGACTGGCGACTAGCCTTTATCTACCGGGACCAGTTGGAGAAAGTAACCTTGGAGGACGTGGTAATGGTCTCTAAAAAATACTTTAAACCATCCAATCGGACGGTTGGCCTATTCATTCCAGAAGAAAACCCCGATCGGGTAGATATCCCAGATATGCCCAATATCGAGGAATTGGTGAAAGATTATAAGGGCCGTGCTGAGATTTCAGCTGGAGAGGAATTTGATCCCTCACCTGCTAATATTGATGCCCGAACCCAAAAAGATGAAATCCCTAATTCCTTGGAATTCGCCTTCCTGACCAAAGAAACCCGAGGTGATGCGGTGGTAGGTCGGATGACGCTCCGTTTCGGAGATGCTAAGCGGTTGAGCGGCAAAGCCATGGTCGCTCAGTTGACTGCCGCTATGCTCGATAAGGGAACCACTAAAATGGATCGCCAGAAGATTCAGGATGAACTGGATCGTCTCAAATCGCGCGTAAGGATATTTGGCGGTGGTGCGGCAGCAAGTGTTTCCCTGGAATCAGATCGCGAACACCTGCCCGAATTAATTTCGTTGGTAGGAGATATGTTTAAGTCACCTAGCTTTCCGGAAGCAGAATTTGAAAAATTAAAGCAAGAACGAATTGCCGCTATCGAACAACAACGGTCCGATCCACAAGCTTTAGCCTCTCAAAAATTGAGCCGCGTGATGAATAATTATTCAAAAGATGACATTCGTTATGCGATGGATTTCGACGAACAATTGGCGGCGATCAATGCAGTGACCATAGACGATGTGAAGAAATTCCATAAAGATTTTTATGGTTCAACTGACGGCACGGTTTCATTGGTAGGCGATTTTGACGATGGTGTGGCTAAGAAAGCCCTTGCCAAGACTTTTATGGACTGGAAAAGCCCTGGCAAATACACCAGGATTAAGGACGAACATTACGAGCCAAAGCCAGTGAACGAAACCATCAATACGCCAGATAAGGCCAATGCGACTTTCTTCGCTGCTCTTAGCCTGCCTATCGGTCAGGATCATCCTGATTACGCGGCAATGACATTGGGCAATTATATGTTGGGTGGTGGATTTCTCAACTCTCGACTGGCTTCCCGTATTCGGGGCAAAGATGGCTTGAGCTACGGTGTCGGTTCTCGCTTCACCGGCGACCCCTTGGATGAAACGGGTTCCTTTTTCGCTTATGCCATTTACGCTCCTGAGAATGCCGAAAAACTAGATAAAGCCTTCCGGGAAGAGATCGAAAAAGTGGTCAAAGAAGGTTTTACACCAGAAGAAATTGAGGCCGCCAAATCCGGTTGGTTACAAAGCCAGCAGGTAAGCCGCGCTCAGGATAATGGATTGGCCGGAAAACTCGAATCGAATCTTTTCTTGAACAGGGATTTGAGTTGGGATGAGGCACTGGAAAAGAAAGTAGCTAATTTGACGCCAAAGGATATTCATAAAGCGATGATCAAATACTTGGACATCAATAAAATGGTCATGATTAAAGCTGGAGATTTCGAAAAGGCAGCAAAGTCAGATAAGCCTTAGGCTGTTTGAAAAATGGGCACTGAAAGCCCTGGTTTAATTTAAAGAATTCGTGAAAATTCGTGCTAATTCGTGGCTAAACTAAAAAATAAGCCACGAATTGACACGAATTTCACGAATTATACACCTCTACCTCTAATTCACCGTAGGCTTTTCCTTCATCATAATCGGATCTACCGATTTTTCCCGAATCATTCGATTAAGCTCAGGAATTTCCTCGTTGACCACCTTTCTAAATTTCTGCAATTCCACATCAATTTGCTTGGTCAATTCTTCCTTAACCGCATAGGATTGAGCAGTCGGCCTAAAATCGCCATTGCCATTCAAGCTATTCAAATGTGCCAGCTTGTTGGTCAATTTTATTGGATAATTCAAAGGGTCTTGGCTACTTCGATTTTTGGTTTGATAAAGTGACTCCTCTACAGCTGTCAGCTTCTTGGTAATCGATTTTGCCTTTTCGATGACTTCCTCCATTTTTTCATCGCCTTTCAGCTTGTCAGAATAGGACTTGATCTGATCTCGAATATCTCGGATATCAATGATCGCCTGGTGCGCCTCGGAAGCTTTTTCAACCACTTCGCGGAGGAATTCCGATTGAGCTTGTAAGTCCTCCATGCTTGATTCTGAGCGAGGATCCTTCAGAATTTCGAAGGTTTGTTCCTGACTTTTGTCACCCATTGTCAGCCTAACCTTGTAGGTGCCTGGGATTACCTTGTTGCCCGTCAGCCGTCCTGCCCACATGATCAATCCTGGAAAGGTTTTTCCTGATGGATAACGCATATTCCAGACAAAACGATTGCCGTTTTCTTTGACCTCCAGTTTATCTTCCCTTTCCTTCGCTTTTGTGGAGAATTCTTTGATTAATTCGCCACTCATCTCCAGAAAACTTAGTTTGACTTCAATGGAGTCTGCTGGTTTTTGGGCCAGGTAAAAATGAACCATTACGCCGCCCGGGTGGTTGTCTCCTTCTGTTTTAGACGGCCGCCCAAAACCCCCTCCGCCACCTATTCGGTAGCTCGGCATGGGTTGGTAGAGGTGCATGTTACTCTGCGACATTTTGTTATCCAATTGGTGGAGAACAGTCAGGTCATCAATCATCCAAAAGCTCCTACCTTGGGTGGCAGCAATGAGGTTGTCATTTTTTATAGTAAGATCAGTAATAGGTACAATAGGCAAATTGAGTTGCATAGGCTGCCAGTGCTCTCCATCGTCAAAAGACATATACATGCCTGTTTCAGTACCTGCATAAAGCAATCCTTTACGTTTCGGATCTGCCCTGACTACCCGTGTAAAATGCTCCTTATCAATACCATTGGTAATTAATTTCCAGCTTTTACCGTAGTCTTTGGTTCGATATAGATAGGGGGTATAATCACCTAATTTGTAACGGGTACCTGCCACATAGGCACCACCTTTCACAAAAGGATCGACATCAATACTATTAATCATCATCCATTCTGGCATGCCTTTGGGGCTTACATTTTCCCAATTGCCGCCGCCATTTCGAGAAACATGGATCAAACCATCATCAGAACCCACCCAGAGCAAGTCTTTTTCCATGGGTGATTCCGTCATGGCAAAAATGGTACAATAATATTCAACACTGGTATTATCCTGGGTAATCGGTCCACCCGAGGTTTGCATCCTGGAGGTGTCATTTCGTGTAAGGTCTGGGCTGATGATTTCCCAGGATTGCCCGCCATTGGTACTGGTGTGCAATTGATTAGACCCAGCATAAATTTTCTTCTCATCATGAGGCGAGAAAAAGATAGGAAAATTCCACTGGAAGCGATAGCGCATGCCCACTGCACCATAACCCATCGGATTATCAGGCCAGACATTAATCGCTTGGCTTTGCTTGGTTCGGTGGTTTTCTCTGGTCAGCAAACCGCCATAACTTCCACCAAAAACGACATCATTATCGGTTGGGTCGACTGCTAAATGGGCACTTTCGCCACCAGCAGTAGGTTCCCAGTCACGTTCCCCTATAGAACCGCCATCTGTTCTATGAGCAATTCTTACCGTAGAATTATCCTGCTGTGCGCCATAAATCCGGTAGGGGAAATGGTTGTCTGTCACGAC containing:
- a CDS encoding glycosyl hydrolase; translated protein: MKKQLLFRMIGLAFLAFTSIGLPTVDAQEKADIKKAPTGGFAEALYNAIEWRNIGPFRGGRSAAVTGVPGKPNLYYFGSTGGGVWRTKDGGQTWENISDGYFGGSIGAVAVSEYDPNVIYVGGGEFTVRGNVSYGYGMYKTVDAGKTWKHIGLPNSRHIPRIRIHPKNPDLVYAAVLGDLYKSSDERGVYRSKDGGTTWEKILFANADAGAAELVLDPNNPRIIFATTWRIRRTPYSLDSGGEGSALWKSTDGGDTWTNISKNKGLPQGTLGVIGVTVSPVNSDRIYAIIENEKGGVFRSDDGGENWTKVNEDRSLRQRAWYYSKIYADSKDEDIVYVMNVSYHKSTDGGRSFKSYNAPHGDHHDLWIAPEDNQRMVIADDGGAQVSFDGGENWSTYHNQPTAQFYRVVTDNHFPYRIYGAQQDNSTVRIAHRTDGGSIGERDWEPTAGGESAHLAVDPTDNDVVFGGSYGGLLTRENHRTKQSQAINVWPDNPMGYGAVGMRYRFQWNFPIFFSPHDEKKIYAGSNQLHTSTNGGQSWEIISPDLTRNDTSRMQTSGGPITQDNTSVEYYCTIFAMTESPMEKDLLWVGSDDGLIHVSRNGGGNWENVSPKGMPEWMMINSIDVDPFVKGGAYVAGTRYKLGDYTPYLYRTKDYGKSWKLITNGIDKEHFTRVVRADPKRKGLLYAGTETGMYMSFDDGEHWQPMQLNLPIVPITDLTIKNDNLIAATQGRSFWMIDDLTVLHQLDNKMSQSNMHLYQPMPSYRIGGGGGFGRPSKTEGDNHPGGVMVHFYLAQKPADSIEVKLSFLEMSGELIKEFSTKAKEREDKLEVKENGNRFVWNMRYPSGKTFPGLIMWAGRLTGNKVIPGTYKVRLTMGDKSQEQTFEILKDPRSESSMEDLQAQSEFLREVVEKASEAHQAIIDIRDIRDQIKSYSDKLKGDEKMEEVIEKAKSITKKLTAVEESLYQTKNRSSQDPLNYPIKLTNKLAHLNSLNGNGDFRPTAQSYAVKEELTKQIDVELQKFRKVVNEEIPELNRMIREKSVDPIMMKEKPTVN